Genomic window (Acinonyx jubatus isolate Ajub_Pintada_27869175 chromosome B1, VMU_Ajub_asm_v1.0, whole genome shotgun sequence):
TACTAAAGTGCGGGGAGGCAGGCAAGGACCTCTTCTCGTCGTCCTTCTTCCCTGGCCTTTTCTGATAAATATTTGGAAGGGGTGAGAGGGACGGCGGTGGGCGTGAAGGCAGAAAGGCTCTTTTTCCTGGTAGGAACACAAACCTTCGGGTCCTTGTTTCCGGAAACATTCTCTTCGGACCTGGGGAGGGGACCGACTTCCGGCTCTGACTTCCCTGCCTTTCGAGTTTCGAGCTCCACCGCTTCCGCCCAGAGTTGCCCTAGGCTCCGGCTCCGAGCAGCTACTTCCGCCAGGAGTCCCAAGCAGCTCGGTCTCGGAAACTGACCCTAAAGcggcctcctccttctccctccagccTGCCCACCTGAGGCCGGGTCTCCAGGTGGCGGCAGAGGCTTGCTGGGCCTGTCGCGGAGCGTTCTCTCGGCCCGAGACCTGGACCTGGGGCACCGGGAGCACAAGAGAGACGCCcgggcctggcccagccccagcccctgtctTCCCGCGGCCAGTGACGGTGGCCACAGGCCTCGCCGCGCCCACCCTAGCCTGGGGCGGGGCCcggcccccccgccccgtccccgccCCTCCGGCCTGCCCCGAGCCAGGTCAGTCTGGTCCCCAGCCCTGCGGCGGTGTTACCGCCTCGGACCTCCGGGACTCTGCAGTCCCGTGGCTCCGGCCGCGGGGCAACATGGAGTTTGCGGAGCTGATTAAGACCCCGCGGGTGGACAATGTGGTGCTGCACCGGCCTTTTTATCCCGCCGTCGAAGGGACCTTGTGTCTGACTGGTCACCACCTGATCCTGTCTTCTCGGCAGGACAACACCGAGGAGCTGTGGCTTCTCCATTCAAACATCGACGCCATCGACAAGCGGTGAGTGCCCATCCCACCCCCTTCCCGTAGGGAGCTTGGGGGTCC
Coding sequences:
- the LOC113602449 gene encoding uncharacterized protein LOC113602449, producing the protein MLPRGRSHGTAESRRSEAAGGAGTGRGGRAPPQARVGAARPVATVTGRGKTGAGAGPGPGVSLVLPVPQVQVSGRENAPRQAQQASAATWRPGLRWAGWREKEEAALGSVSETELLGTPGGSSCSEPEPRATLGGSGGARNSKGREVRAGSRSPPQVRRECFRKQGPEDEETEAQRCKTTCLKPNNWSNRDYPLLRACSSTPERGTFWQHAKRSLSLLTFSPGKPSLTRESKLLQ